Genomic window (Leisingera methylohalidivorans DSM 14336):
CGAAGTGGTCAAACTCGGCGATGAAGACACTGGCCTGGGCTGGCCGACCAGCAATGAGGTGGCATTGAAAGCCGGGGGTGATTGGCAGCTCCGCCTCAAAGCCGGGGCGGCCAGCGGCGCCGCGGTACAGGCCAGCTCGACAGACACAACCGCAGGCAAGCTGCTGAAACTGTTTTCCGGCGCGGGTGTTTTCGGTCTGGGCGTCAATGACGCAACATTGGACTTGTCGCCTGGAAACGATCTGGACGCCCTGACGGTTTCTGGCCTGTTCCGGTATGCCGGCGGAACCACGACCGGAGCGCCAAGCACCGCTGGAGTGGTGTTGAGCATAGTGCGGCTACAGGGCAAATACATGCAGCTGGCTGTTTCCCATGACGGTTTGATGTACCTGCGCGCTTATGATGGCGTGTCCTGGTCAGCCTGGGTGGAAGCCCTCACAAGCGCCATGGCGCAGTCCAGTGCCACGGATGCCACATTTGGCAAACTTCTGAAACTGTCCAACTCCGGCACGGGCACTTTTGGGTTGGGTGTAACATCTGGAAATGCCCCGACAATCTCAGATTTCACGGCCCCGCCTGCTTCAGGTCTTTATCGGTATCTGGGCGGCAGCGGAGGTGCGGCAGGGAACCCTGATGACGGAGCGTGGTGGGGTTCTTGTATCGTAGGCAAGGGACTGTCTGGAGATGTTTTGTACATTGCCTCTCGGGTACAGGACGCGAACAACCCGCCGAAACAGTGGATCGGATCGTGCCAGGAAGACGGTACAGGACTTTACTGGACTGAGGTCGTGACCCGCAACAACCTGCTGGGCACTGTATCTCAGTCTGCAGGCGTACCCACCGGTGCAGTGATCGAGCGCGGCAACAATTCTAATGGCAGGTATGTGCGCTTTGCGGACGGCACACAGATTTGCACGCGTCGCATGAATGCGAGCGCGTCGGGAGCAGAGGCTTGGACCTTCCCGGCCAGCTTCATTGAGGAACCGCAATGTTCAGTTCTCCCGATCAGTGCCGGGGCGCATTCCGTGACGGCGGAGCCGCCATCCAGCACCACCACATATGTTGAGTTCAACTGTTTCGACACGGCGGGGGCGCGCCAGGCAAAGTCCTGTCATCTGACAGCTACCGGCCGCTGGTTCTAAAGGAGTTTCCCCATGCAGATCAACTGGACCCCGGTGCGCCGGGATGAGGCGCTGACCATCACCAAGCAGGGCGATGCCCTGACAATCAACGGCGAGCTGTTTGACTTCGCCCCGCTGCCGGATGGCGCCACCCTGCCGCGCGACGCGGTGTCCTGCGAGTGGCTGGCCTCGGACGTGGAGCGTGTGGGGGGCGAAATCACCCTGACCCTGCTGCTGCCGCACGGCGACAAGGCGCCGGATGAAACACGGTTTCCGCAGCCGGTGGCTGTCACTGAGGACGGTCCGGTGCCGGTGCCGCCATACAGTATTCCAGAACCCCAAACGGAGCCGGAAGAGGAACCCGCGGCATGAGCAATATCGACTTTTCGCAAGTGGTCACCCCCGAAGCCAAAGCGGCCATGGCCCGTGTGGCGCTGTTCGCGGATCTGGCCCGCATCCGCTGGAAGGCGGAAACCGGCGGCATCACCCTGCAGGACGGGACCACACTGCCGTCTGATGAGGTGACCGCGCGCAAATTGACCTCGGCCGTCACCAGTCTGCAAAACGGCATGGTTTCTGAACCGGTAGCCTGGAAGTTCCCAGGCGGCTGGCAGGATCTGACGCAGGCGCAGATCGAAGCGGCCGCGGCGGCGGTGGCGCAGCATGTGCAGGCCTGTTTCTCGGCGGAGCGCGCTGTGCATCAGCAGATCGAGGCACTCAGCGATGCGGATTTGGCCGGGTTTGATGTGCCGGCCGTATTTGATGCTGCTCTGGCAGCCCCTGCGGCTGAAACCTGAAACAACCCGCCTCCCGGTAACGGGAGGCCAAGGGGTGTGTCACCACCCCTTAACACGGGGCCAATGTTCTGACACCTGACCCCGCCGACCACGCAATACTCCTGGCCGCTCCCTGTCCTCGAGGACCCGGCCTCTTTGGAGTGATTCCACTTGAAGCTGCAAGACCAGCGTTGCGGTGAATGCCGCAGATTGTTATTTAAAATCGAGCCTGGCGCCCTCAGCGGCACGCTCGCCATCAAGTGCCCAAGATGCAAGGCACATAATTCATTGAGGCCGCAGAGCCCTTCACCAAAGCGCCCGGTTCAATCCAATGAGCGCGATGGAAAGGAAGGGCAGAATGCCCACCAAGTCATCCGAGATCAATCTACCCCCGCTGCCGCCCGGAACCCACGGGAAACCGAAGGGGAACCGCTATAAGCGCCAGTTCGGCGTTATTGTCCTGGTGCCGGACGAACCGGCCCAGAAAGTCCTCTTTGAGGAGCTGAAGGCCCAAGGGCGCAAGTGCAAGGTGGTGAACACATGAGGCTCACCATCCACCACAAATCCCCCATCCCCGAAACCTACCGCGCGGCCCGCGTGTCCAGCATGTTCAACGTGGAAGGCGATGCCGACTTCCGCCTTGAGCTGGACGCGAACCTGGGCGCCCGCCCCTGGCAGGTCGGCTTGATCATTGGCCCGTCCGGCTCCGGCAAGTCGTCCTTGGGCCGCAAGCTGTTCGGCCGTAGGTCGGACGCGGCCTTAAAATGGTCCAGGGACGCGGCCATCATTGACGCTATTGCCCCCGATACCGAAATGGACCAGGTCACAGCCGCGCTCGCCGCTGTAGGCTTGGGCAGCGTGCCGAGCTGGCTGCGGCCCTGGCGCCACCTGTCCAATGGAGAACAGTTCCGCGCCAATCTGGCCCGGCTGCTGTGCGGGCGCCCCGCCCTGGCCGTCGTGGACGAGTTCACGTCGACCATCGACCGGCAGGTTGCCAGAATCGGCGCGGCCGCCTTCTCCAAAGCCTGGCGGCGGGGTGCCGGCCAATTTGTCGGCATCACCTGCCACGACGATGTGGCCAAGTGGCTGCAGCCTGATTGGGTGATTGATACCCGCAGTGCCGAGCTTAAATGGAGGCGTCTTCGACGGCCGCCAAGCATCGCAATGGACATTCACAAGACCGGCGGTTCCTACTGGCCCCTGTTTGAGCCGCATCACTACTTGAAAATGCCTCGAATGGTTGCGGCGGATTACTACACCGGCTTTGTCGGCGGCGAACCGGTTGCGCATGTGGCCTTCAGCCCCCGGCCAGGCCTGGTAGAAGCCCGCGCCTGCCGCCTGGTGATCATGCCGGAATGGCAAGGCGCCGGGTTGGGGCTGCGGTTCCTGAATGAAGTCTGCGCCCTGTGGCGCCGGGGCGTGAACCGCTACCACCGCCCGATGCCATCACTCTTTCACACGTCGCACCCCGGTCTGGCGGCCGCTCTGCGTGCCCAGCCGCTTTGGGCACAGGTTTCCTCTGCCCTCGGCTGCGCCGCCTCCAAAAGCACAGGCAGCCTCAAAGGCCGCATGGGCGGCCATTTCCGGGCTGTACAGGGATTTCGCTATGTCGAAGAATGAACCCTTCCGCGTGGCCGTTATCGGCTGTTCCTGGCTGGCGGCCGAGGTGCTGCGCCGCCTTGCGGGCGAAGGCTATGCGCTCGCATTGCTTACCGAGCCGGAAGACAAGGCCGCCAAGGCAGCAGCCGAGGCCCTGGGCATTCCCTGTGCAGTGAAACCCCGCCGCCTGCCCCTGCTGTCGGCCGACCTGCCTTGGCGGCCCGACTTGGTCGTGTCGGTTCATTCCTTCCGCATCGTGCCCCCGTGGTTCATCGAATGGTCCCGGTTGGGCGCTATCGGCTACCACCCCTCGCTGCTGCCGGAATACAAAGGGCGGCATGCAATCCGCGACTGTCTGGCCGACGGGCGGCGCATAACCGGCGGCTCGGTCTATTGGCTCAGTGCGGAAATTGACGGCGGTCCGGTCGTTGCGGCGGACGGGCGGCGCTTGCGGCGGGCCGTGCAAGTCCTCCCGGGGGAAAGTGCCCTGCAGCTTTGGCGGCGCGCTTTGGCGCCCCTGGGGGCACGGTTGATATTGACTGCTGTTAAAGCCAATTCCTGCAACGAGCGTTTAACCCCCCTTTAAACACCCTTTAAAATCCTCTGCCGCCCGGCGTTTTTTTACGTTTTGGGCGGCGGATTGCCGAGTTTGCAACGGGAAGTGTCCCGCACTGCAATACGAAGTGTCCCAAAATCCCGGCGCCAAATCGCGGAAGCTGCGCAACCCCGGACCGGCAAAACCCCGGAATCAGGGCTGAAAATCAGGGAAATCGCAAAAATGAGTTGCTGCAACGGGAAGTGTCCCGCACTGCAAATCGAAGTGTCCCGCTACAACCCGCTACAACCGCCAAACCGGCCTGTTCGCGGCGCCGATGGGTGGATGTAAAAAAGTTTCACATCACCCTTGAACCCGGGCCGCCGGCTTCCGATATGCTGATATGTGAAAGGGATTTACATTTACCGCAACCTGGAGGACCCTGATGACGAGTTTCACCCCTACCGCCCCCCATGCACCCGTGCTGGGCTGGTTTTCCCGCAGCGAAGCCTGGATGGACAGCAAGGGCAAAGGCGCCTGGATCGCCGCCATGGTGCTGGGCTTCGTGTTCTTCTGGCCGGTGGGTCTGGCCCTTCTTTTCTACATGATCTGGAGCAAACGCATGTTCAGCAAATCCTCCTGCCGCCACCGCAAGTCCTGGACACGCCACGGATATTCCGCAATGCGGCCCTCGGGCAACAGTGCCTTTGACGCCTACAAGGCAGACACGCTGAACCGCCTGGAGCAGGAGCAGCATGATTTTGACGCCTTCCTGCAGCGGCTGCGCGAAGCCAAGGACAAGGCCGAATTCGACGCCTTCATGAATGAGCGCGCCAAGGACGCTGCCCGCAGCGATGATCCGGAAGAGGACGCCGGCGACGGCAGCCCCAAGCCCCTTTGATCTGACCGGGCCGCCCCCGCTCCGGCTGCCCCGCCCCTTTCCGGGCGGGGATCCAGCCGGGATTTTCCGCCCGCTTCCCCCCTGCAGTGCAAAGGACTTTTGCAAATGACCGCCCTGCCCGACCCCGACTACCAGGCAGAATTTTATACCTCCGTGCCCGCCAAACGGCTGATCGCCTGGATCATCGACAGCATTCTGATCTTCACCATCAGCGCCGCCGCAGTGGTGATGACGGCCTTTACCGGGCTGCTGATCTGGCCGCTGCTGATCCTGGCCGTGGGGTTTGCCTACCGGACCGTGACCATCGCCAATGGCTCGGCCACCTGGGGCATGCGCTTTGCCGGGATCGAATTGCGCGACGGCTCCGGCCAGCGGCTTGGCAGCAGTCTGGCCGCGCTGCACACCGCAGGGTACTCGCTGTCGCTGGCGCTGCCGGTCCTGCAGGTGATCTCGGTCATCCTGATGCTGACCTCCGCGCGCGGCCAGGGCCTGACCGACCATTTCCTCGGCACGGTGATGCTGAACCGGCGCGCCTGACCGGCGCTGCGGCAAGACGCCGTTAAGCCATTTTCCACAACGCTACTTGGCGCACCGGGACCGCATTGCTATCATCATGGGACCACGTTGCAATCCGTTCCGTCTGTCCTGTGAAACTGCTGAAGAGTTCTGATGCGCCATACCCTTCCTATTGCACCGCAGTTTTATGTGACCGCGCCGCAGCCCTGCCCCTATCTGGAGGGCCGGATGGAGCGGAAGCTGTTCACTGCGTTGCAGGGCGACGGGGTGGAGCAGCTGAACAACAGTCTCAGCCAGCAGGGCTTCCGGCGCTCGCAGAACGTGCTTTACCGGCCGTCCTGTTCGGAATGTTCCGCCTGCCTGTCGGCGCGGATCGATGTGGCGGCCTTTACCGCCACCCGCAGCCAGAAACGCACATTGAAGCGCAACGCGCATCTGGAGCGGCGTGCCACCTCGCCCTGGGCGACCGAGGATCAGTTTGCCCTGTTCCGCAGCTATCTAGACAGCCGCCATGCCGATGGCGGCATGGCCGATATGGATGTCTTTGAATACGCCGCGATGATCGAGGAAACCCCGGTGCGCAGCCGGGTTGTGGAATATGCCGAGACCGGAACCAACACGCTGGCGGCGGTGTCGCTGACCGATGTGCTGGAGGACGGGCTTAGCATGGTCTATTCCTTCTACGCCCCGGACCAGCCGCAAAATTCGCTGGGCACCTTCATGATCCTCGACCACATCGCCATCGCCCGCGAGGCGGGGCTGCCCTATGTCTACCTCGGCTACTGGGTGCCCGGCAGCCAGAAGATGGGTTACAAGGCCAAATTCTCCGGCCTGGAAATCTATCACCGCAGCGAATGGAAGAAGATGTCCGACCCTTCTGAATTCGAAGCCGCCGGCCATCCGCTGTCGACCGATCCGATTGCCGAACAGGTCGCCAATATCCAGCTTCCCGAACAGCCCATCCACCGCAAACGCTGATGCAATACCTTCATGCTGTCGCTCTGGTGGTGCCGGATTACGACGCCGCCATTGGCTTTTACTGCGGCCGGCTTGGCTGGCAGCTGGCCGAGGACATTGATCAGGGCCGCAAACGCTGGGTCCGCATCCTGCCGCCGGGCGCCAGCCAGGGCAGCCTGATCCTGGCCCGTGCCGAAGGGCCAGAGCAGGAGGCCGCCATCGGCAGCCAGTTCGGCGGCCGCGTCGGATTATTCCTGGCCTCGGATGACTTTGCCAGCGACCACGCGGCGATGCAGGATCAGGGCGTCCTATTCGAGGAAGCGCCGCGCCATGAGCCCTATGGCACCGTTGCGGTCTGGCGCGATCCTTTCGGCAACCGCTGGGACCTGATCCAGTTCGCCTGAGACCGGCGCCGCCTCGTTTCATCTTTCTGCAAATACTCCGGGGAGAATGCGCCACAGGCGCAGAGGGGCAGCGCCCCGCCCCCGCAGATAAGCAAAGGGGCCCGCATGGGGCCCCTTTTCCGTTTTCCTATCCCGGTTCCCGGTCAGTTCGGGATCAGCGCCGGCACGATGGTCACGATCGCCGGGAAGGCCCACAGGATGCCGATGCCCACCACCTGGATCAGCACAAAGGGCGCAACCCCGCGGTAGATATGGGCGGTCGTCACCTCCTTGGGCGCAACCCCGCGCAGGTAGAACAGCGCAAAGCCGAAGGGCGGCGTCAGGAACGAGGTCTGCAGGTTCACCGCCACCATGATGGTTACCCATTTCGGATCGAACGAACCGCCATAGATCACCGGGCCGACAATCGGGATCACGATGTAGATGATCTCCAGGAAGTCGAGCACGAAGCCCAGGAAGAACAGCACCAGCATCACGATCAGGAAGACCGTCATCTCGTTGTCGAAGCTCTTCAGGAACTGCTGGATGTAGTGCTCGCCGCCGAAGGAGATCACCACCAGGTTCAACAGCTGCGAGCCGATCAGGATGGTGAACACCATCGAGGTCACCTTGGCGGTCTCCCGCACAATCGGTGACAGGACGCCTGATTTGAACAGCACCCAGCAGCCGTACAGCAGCCCGAACAGCGCAAAGAGATAGGCGCCATAGGCGATAAAGAAGGCGATCCAGCTTTCCAGGGAAACCCCGCCCTGATTCACCCGCAGGTCAAAGTTCATGCCGACCAGGATGCACAGCATCACGGCAAAGGTGGACCAGATGATGATCTTGCCGGAACGGCCCTCGTCGTGCAGCTTGCGGTAGGCCGCCAGCATGATGGCACCGCCAGCCCCCAGCGCCGCGGCGGGCGTCGGGTTGGTGATGCCGCCCAGGATCGAGCCAAGCACCGCCACGATCAGCACCAGCGGCGGGAACACCACCCGGATCAGATCGTTTTTGGCGCAGCGCGCCGCGGCTTCGCGGCAGCCCCATAGCGCCAGCAGCAGCGGCAGCGCAATCCACAGCACGGTTACGCCTGCGGATGTAGCCGGCGCAATTGCAACCAGATCCACCAGCGCAATCAGCAGCACGCCGATGGCGCCCAGGATCAGCGGCTTGGCATCGCGTGACGGCGCCACACCGCGGCCGAAGGCCAGCACCAGACCCAGAAGGATCATGATTACCGCGATGCCGGTGCCGATCGGTGCGGCAGCAGCGATCTTGGCTTCGCGGGCGGCGATGATTTCATCCCCGGTCAGCCGTTCTGCCAGGGTCACGCCGCCGGCCGCATCGATGGTGTCCTGTTCGGCCTCGGCGGCAT
Coding sequences:
- a CDS encoding pyocin knob domain-containing protein, with the protein product MAWPKAGTVSVANGSAIVTGTGTSFFGSAQAGWGWVGPDGRVYEVLAVSSDTLLTITPAYQGATAAGQIYALFPTMSLAHDLVASVQALIGTFQAIADGPGQGKFSTEVVKLGDEDTGLGWPTSNEVALKAGGDWQLRLKAGAASGAAVQASSTDTTAGKLLKLFSGAGVFGLGVNDATLDLSPGNDLDALTVSGLFRYAGGTTTGAPSTAGVVLSIVRLQGKYMQLAVSHDGLMYLRAYDGVSWSAWVEALTSAMAQSSATDATFGKLLKLSNSGTGTFGLGVTSGNAPTISDFTAPPASGLYRYLGGSGGAAGNPDDGAWWGSCIVGKGLSGDVLYIASRVQDANNPPKQWIGSCQEDGTGLYWTEVVTRNNLLGTVSQSAGVPTGAVIERGNNSNGRYVRFADGTQICTRRMNASASGAEAWTFPASFIEEPQCSVLPISAGAHSVTAEPPSSTTTYVEFNCFDTAGARQAKSCHLTATGRWF
- a CDS encoding DUF4376 domain-containing protein, which encodes MSNIDFSQVVTPEAKAAMARVALFADLARIRWKAETGGITLQDGTTLPSDEVTARKLTSAVTSLQNGMVSEPVAWKFPGGWQDLTQAQIEAAAAAVAQHVQACFSAERAVHQQIEALSDADLAGFDVPAVFDAALAAPAAET
- a CDS encoding Com family DNA-binding transcriptional regulator; its protein translation is MKLQDQRCGECRRLLFKIEPGALSGTLAIKCPRCKAHNSLRPQSPSPKRPVQSNERDGKEGQNAHQVIRDQSTPAAARNPRETEGEPL
- a CDS encoding ABC transporter ATP-binding protein, producing MRLTIHHKSPIPETYRAARVSSMFNVEGDADFRLELDANLGARPWQVGLIIGPSGSGKSSLGRKLFGRRSDAALKWSRDAAIIDAIAPDTEMDQVTAALAAVGLGSVPSWLRPWRHLSNGEQFRANLARLLCGRPALAVVDEFTSTIDRQVARIGAAAFSKAWRRGAGQFVGITCHDDVAKWLQPDWVIDTRSAELKWRRLRRPPSIAMDIHKTGGSYWPLFEPHHYLKMPRMVAADYYTGFVGGEPVAHVAFSPRPGLVEARACRLVIMPEWQGAGLGLRFLNEVCALWRRGVNRYHRPMPSLFHTSHPGLAAALRAQPLWAQVSSALGCAASKSTGSLKGRMGGHFRAVQGFRYVEE
- a CDS encoding formyltransferase family protein; this encodes MAVIGCSWLAAEVLRRLAGEGYALALLTEPEDKAAKAAAEALGIPCAVKPRRLPLLSADLPWRPDLVVSVHSFRIVPPWFIEWSRLGAIGYHPSLLPEYKGRHAIRDCLADGRRITGGSVYWLSAEIDGGPVVAADGRRLRRAVQVLPGESALQLWRRALAPLGARLILTAVKANSCNERLTPL
- a CDS encoding DUF2852 domain-containing protein; amino-acid sequence: MTSFTPTAPHAPVLGWFSRSEAWMDSKGKGAWIAAMVLGFVFFWPVGLALLFYMIWSKRMFSKSSCRHRKSWTRHGYSAMRPSGNSAFDAYKADTLNRLEQEQHDFDAFLQRLREAKDKAEFDAFMNERAKDAARSDDPEEDAGDGSPKPL
- a CDS encoding RDD family protein → MTALPDPDYQAEFYTSVPAKRLIAWIIDSILIFTISAAAVVMTAFTGLLIWPLLILAVGFAYRTVTIANGSATWGMRFAGIELRDGSGQRLGSSLAALHTAGYSLSLALPVLQVISVILMLTSARGQGLTDHFLGTVMLNRRA
- a CDS encoding arginyltransferase; the encoded protein is MRHTLPIAPQFYVTAPQPCPYLEGRMERKLFTALQGDGVEQLNNSLSQQGFRRSQNVLYRPSCSECSACLSARIDVAAFTATRSQKRTLKRNAHLERRATSPWATEDQFALFRSYLDSRHADGGMADMDVFEYAAMIEETPVRSRVVEYAETGTNTLAAVSLTDVLEDGLSMVYSFYAPDQPQNSLGTFMILDHIAIAREAGLPYVYLGYWVPGSQKMGYKAKFSGLEIYHRSEWKKMSDPSEFEAAGHPLSTDPIAEQVANIQLPEQPIHRKR
- a CDS encoding VOC family protein translates to MQYLHAVALVVPDYDAAIGFYCGRLGWQLAEDIDQGRKRWVRILPPGASQGSLILARAEGPEQEAAIGSQFGGRVGLFLASDDFASDHAAMQDQGVLFEEAPRHEPYGTVAVWRDPFGNRWDLIQFA
- a CDS encoding TRAP transporter large permease, whose product is MLFGLDGVEIGLLIVFLCLFGGILSGFPVAFAIGGAGIISFGIIAALDSSGILIHQAIDTSSQAYRDLLNSGVRPDKVSVFRYPDLPRLAEPVFTQGWEVALDRNVSFIVNRMNERVLAGASIETLLAVLMFVLMGITLERSKIANDLLTTMARVFGPLPGGLAVSIVVVGAFLAASTGIVGATVVTMGLLALPTMLRNNYSPELATGVIAASGTLGQIIPPSIVIVLLGTLAGDLYSTAQETRAMEAGCSDALTYLGEPAVVSVGTLFQAALLPGILLALLYATYAFGYALLNPHKAPAVAMEPGTGEVITRNEGLIWFLAVPAALAGGAILLGSFNVIGSQNITVSTFSDAGQTASLRTNVGAECKAAMIDLHGQDAWDAAEAEQDTIDAAGGVTLAERLTGDEIIAAREAKIAAAAPIGTGIAVIMILLGLVLAFGRGVAPSRDAKPLILGAIGVLLIALVDLVAIAPATSAGVTVLWIALPLLLALWGCREAAARCAKNDLIRVVFPPLVLIVAVLGSILGGITNPTPAAALGAGGAIMLAAYRKLHDEGRSGKIIIWSTFAVMLCILVGMNFDLRVNQGGVSLESWIAFFIAYGAYLFALFGLLYGCWVLFKSGVLSPIVRETAKVTSMVFTILIGSQLLNLVVISFGGEHYIQQFLKSFDNEMTVFLIVMLVLFFLGFVLDFLEIIYIVIPIVGPVIYGGSFDPKWVTIMVAVNLQTSFLTPPFGFALFYLRGVAPKEVTTAHIYRGVAPFVLIQVVGIGILWAFPAIVTIVPALIPN